The Pseudooceanicola aestuarii genomic sequence GGCGCGGGACTTGCGTGCCCGTTCGGTGGCGGATTTCAACTGACCGCAGGCGGCCATGATGTCCTCGCCACGGGGGGTGCGGATCGGGCTGGCATATCCGGCCTTGTAGACGATATCGGCAAAGGCCTCGATCCGCGACCAGTCAGAGCGTTCATAGGGTGCGCCGGGCCATTCGTTGAACGGGATCAGGTTGATCTTGGCCGGGATGCCGGAGATCAGGCGGACCAGCCGGCGGGCGTCCTCGTCGCTGTCGTTCACGTCCTTCAGCATCACGTATTCAAAGGTGATGCGCTCGGAATTCGACAGGCGGGGGTAGTCTTTCAGCGCGGACAGCAGGGTTTCGATGTTCCACCGCTTGTTGATCGGCACCAGCTTGTTGCGGACCTCGTCGGTGGTGGCGTGGAAGCTGACGGCCATCATGCAGCCGATCTCTTCGGCGCAGCGGGCGATTTCGGGCACCACGCCCGAGGTGGACAGGGTGATCCGGCGGCGCGACAGGGCGATGCCTTCACCGTCCATGGTGATCTTCATCGCGTCGCGCACATTGTCGAAATTGTAGAGCGGCTCTCCCATGCCCATAAGGACGATGTTGGACAGCAGGCGGGTTTCGTTGCGCGGCGCGCCGGGTTCGGGCCATTCGCCCAGATCGTCGCGGGCCAGCATGATCTGGCCGACGATTTCCCCGGCGGTCAGGTTGCGCACCAGTTTCTGGGTACCCGTGTGGCAGAACGAACAGGTCAGCGTGCACCCGACCTGAGAAGAGACGCACAATGTGCCGCGGTCGGCTTCGGGGATATAGACCACCTCTACCTCGTGACCGCCGGCGATGCGCACCAGGTACTTGCGCGTCCCGTCGGCAGAGACGCTGCGCGACACCATTTCCGGCAGGCGGATCTGGAAATTTTCCGCCAGCAGGCGCCGGTAATCCTTGGACAGGTTGGTCATGGCGTCGAACTCGCGCACGCCCCAATGGTAGATCCATTGCCAGACCTGGTTGGTCCGCATCTTGGACTGTTTCTCGGGGGTGCCGGCGGCGATCAGCGCGTCCCGCAACTGGTCCCGCGTCAGTCCGACAAGGTTGGGCAGCCCCTCCTCGGCCTTGCGGGGCAGGGTCAGCACGTCCTGGGTGATCGGCGCCTGGATGTTGGTCCGGGCGGTCGGGGTGTCAGTGGTGGCTGTGGTCTTTGCTGCGGGCGCGTCCATGGGTGCACTCCTTTGGAAGTCCCCCCATATATGTGACTCGGCGGCGAAAGTGAACACATCGCCGCCGGGATCGTCAGTTGCAGCGTTTCTCCGCGTCCTCGACAGCGGCGGTAAAGCCGAGAAGGGAGAACGTATCCTTGGTCTTGGTCCCGCGCGAAGAGACGGCCGACAGGATCGCCGACGACCCGCGCTTGAGCGAGGCGAGGATCTTGGCATCGTCCGAGGGGGAAGCAGGCCAGGCCCATTCGCCTTCGGTGAACAGCTCGTATTCGGTGCCGTCCACGTTCAGGTTGACGGTGGAATTGGGCGCGAAGGGATAGCCGCCGGTAAAGGACACCTGCCCGGCCACGTTGGCGCCGGGGCGGTAGAACGCCATCAGCAGAATGTCGCTGCGGCGGACGGAAACGACGCGCCCATCCTTGGTGTTCACCGTTTCCTTGGGCGCGGAAACGGCCCAGCATTCGCGCGGATCCGATTCCTCGAAGACGCTCCAGTCCGTTTTGGCACCGACCTGGCTATCGCTGAATTGTTGCGCAACGGCCATCGGCGCGGCCAGCATCAATGCGGCCACGGCCCCCAGAAAACGTGATGTCATTTGTCCAGCCTCCAAGCTGTCCTCTGCCTCTGTCCGCCCGTGCCTTCGCGGCTTTTTCACCGGGCCAATTCCTTACGACATTGCAACATTTGCCTGAAATCTGCCACATGCGAAAGACCGATTGGCAAAAATTCGCGTGAGCTGAAGGAGAGCGACATGGGCAAGGCACAGCTTCTGGTCGAGGTGACGCGGGACAACCGCGTCGAAAGCCGCCACATGGGGCATGCCGTGGTGGTCGGGCGCGGCGGCACGGTGCAGCGCGCCTGGGGGGATCCGGCTGCGGTGATCTATCCCCGGTCGTCCTGCAAGATGGTGCAGGCACTGCCCCTGATCGAAAGCGGTGCGGCGGATGCGGCGGGTCTGGAACAGCGCCATCTGGCCCTTGCCTGCGCGTCGCATAATGGGGCTGCGATCCATACCGACCTGGTGACAGAATGGCTGGGTGGGCTGGATCTTGGCGAAGATGATCTGCGCTGCGGACCGCAGGAACCCGCCGATATTCCCGCCCGTGACGATCTGATCCGCAGCGGCGGTACGCCCTGCCAGATCCACAACAACTGCTCCGGCAAGCATTCCGGCTTTCTGACCCTGAACCGCCATATGGGCGCCGGGCCGGATTACGAGAAACCCGACCACCCCGTGCAACTTGCCGTCCGGGAGGCGTTCGAAGATGTGACGGGGGAGGACAGCCCCGGCTACGGCATCGATGGCTGTTCGGCGCCGAATTTTGCCACGTCGTTGACCGGGTTGGGCCGGGCGATGGCGTTTTTCGCCGATGCCCACAACCACACCGGCGTCCGCGCCCATGCCGCTGCCCGTCTGGTTGAGGCGATGCATACCCATCCCGATCTGGTGGCGGGTGAGGGTCGGGCCTGTACCACGTTGATGCGCGCCATGAACGGCGTCGCGATCAAGACAGGCGCCGAGGCGGTGTTTGTCGGTATTCTGCCGGAACTGGGCCTGGGCATCGCGCTGAAGATCGAGGACGGCGGCACCCGCGCTGCCGAATGCGCCATTGCGGCGATCCTTGCGGATCTGGGGGTGCTTGACGGCAACGGCACAGCGGCGCGCCATTATCTGGACGCGCCGCTGTTGAACCGTCGGGGGCTGGATTGCGGACGGGTGCAGGCCGCGCCCGGTTTTCCCGGCTGAAGACACGTCGCCCTGGCCATGTGACAGGCCGGGGCGACGGGAGTGAAGGCGGACGGGCGGCAGTCAGGCGCCGCCGCCCCGGCGCTGTCACTCCACCGTGGTTTCCAACCCCTCCGGCTGGCCCACCACGACGAATTGCAGATCCTCCGCCCGCAGCCGATCGGCGGCGACACGGTTCACATCCTCCAGCGTGACGGCGTTGACCCGGTCGTTGCGGGTGTCGGCGTAATCTATGGGGAAGCCCTGTTCCTGCATCCCGACCAGGATGCTGGCGATCCGTTCATTGCCATCGAACCGCAGCGGGTAGGCGCCGGTGATGTACTTTTTGGCATTTGCCAGCTCTTCCTCCGTCACGCCCTCGGCGCTGATGCGGGCCCATTCGTCGCGCACGACCTGTATCGCCTCGGCCATACGGGAATTGGCGGAGGCCATCATGCCCTTCCACATCTCGGCCGAATCGCCGTCCGACAGCCAGGTGGAGACGCCATAGGTCAGGCCGCGTTTCTCCCGTACCTCCTGCATCATCCGGCTTTCGAAGGAGCCGCCGCCCAGGATGGTGTTCAGCACGTAGGCAGCAAAGAAATCCGGGTCGGTCACGTCGATCCCCTCGTGGCCCCAGATCGCTTCGGATTGCGGGGTGTCGTAGGGGATGACGGTCACGCCGGGGGTCAGCGTCAGATCGGCGCGCGGTGGCAAAGGGGCGCCGCCCTCGGGCAGATCGCCCAGCAGGCTGTCGAGCAGGGTGCCCAGCTCCTCCGGAGTGATGTCGCCCACCGCGCCGATGGTCACGCGGTCGCGGACAAAAGCGTTGCGATGCGCGGTCACGATATCGTCGCGCGTCAGGGCGGCGACGCTGTCCAGCGTGCCCTTGCGCGACGACCCGTAGGGATGATCGCCAAAGGCCAGCCGGTCGAACGTCTCGGAGGCGATATCGCCGGGATCCTTCTGATCGCCCCGGATGATCGACAGCACCTGTTGGCGCACCCGCTCCACCGCGTCATCGGGGAAGGAAGGGGCGACGATGCTGCCCTTCAGCAGGTCCATCGCGGCGGCGCGGTTTTCGGTCAGGAATCGGGCATCGACGCTGAGCGTATCGTCATGGGCGCTGTAGTCGAAACTGGCGGCCAGGCTGTCGACCGCGCGGGCAAAGTCGCGGCTGTCCATCCCGGCGGTGCCTTCTTCCAGCAGGCCGGACATCAGGTAGGTGGCGCCGCGTTTGCCCGGCAGGTCCAGCGAGGTGCCACCAGCGAAATGCAGGCGTAGCGCCGTGAAGGGGATGGAGTGGTCCTCCACCAGCCAGGCGGTCAGCCCGCCGGGGCTGGTGACTTCCTGTATATCCACGTCGGCGCGGGCGGGCAGGGCGGCAAGAAAGACAAGCGCGGGCAGCGCCAGCAGGGTCAGGACGGTGCGGATCATTGGGGCGCCTCCTCTCCCGTCAGCCAGCCGGTGACGGAGCGTTGCGGTTGAAAGACGTCGCGGGCGGCGGCGATGATCTGATCCTCCGTCACATCCTGAAGAATCTGCGGCCAGTCCTGCACATCCTGCACGGTCAGCCCCTGAGACAGGGCAGAACCATAGAGCCGACCCAGACCGGCGACGTCATCGCGGGCATAGATCTGTTCGGCGCGCAGTTGCATTTTGATCCGGTCCAGATCCTCGGTCTTCACGCCCTCCTCGATGAACCGGGCCAGGGTGGCGTCCAGCGCATCTTCGGCTTCTTGCAGGGTGGTGTCACCGGCGGGGACGATGAACACACCAAAGGTCGTGTCGTCCAGGTTGGTGGATTGGTACCAGGCCGAGGTGTGCAGCGCGACCTGCCGCTCATGCACCAGCTGTTCGGTCAGGTAGCCGGTCTGCCCGTCGCCCAGCAGCGCCGACAGCAGAACCAGCGCAGCCGCCTGTTCCTGCGCGCCCGGATCGCGTTCGGGGGCCAGGTAGGTCCGGGTGACATAGGGATCGGCCACGCGCGGATCGCTGTTGACCAGGCGCCGCGCGGCGGTTTGCGGCGGCTCCTGCGGGCGGGTCCGTTCGGGCAGATCGGGATTGGCGGGGATCGGGGCGTAATGGGTCTGAGCCAGGGCGCGGACCTCTTCGGGGGTGACGTCCCCGGCGACCACCAGGATGGCGTTGTTGGGCGCATAATAGGTTTGGTAGTAATCCAGCGCGTCCTCCAGCCCCAGATCCTCCATCTCGTGACGCCAGCCGATCACAGGGATGCCGTAGGGATGGTTGAGGTATTGCGCCGCCGTCAGCTGTTCGCGGAACAGCGCGCCGGCGGAGTTTTCCACCCTCTGATTGCGCTCCTCGATGATGACTTCGCGCTCGGTGGCGATCTCCTCTTCACCGAGGCGCAGGTTGACCATGCGGTCGGCCTCCATCTCCATCACCAGGCCCAGGCGGTCGGCGGCGATGCGTTGGTGGTAGGCGGTGTAATCCTGCCCCGTAAAGGCGTTGTCGGTCCCGCCATTGGCGGCGACGGTGGCGGACAGCTCTCCGGGGGCGAGAGTATCGGTGCCCTTGAACAGCAGGTGTTCCAGGAAATGCGCCACGCCCGATACGCCCGGTTTCTCATCCGCGGCACCGGCGCGGTACCAGACCATGTGCACGACGACGGGGGCGCGGTGATCTTCGACCACCACCACCTGCATGCCGTTGTCGAGGGTGAAATCAGTGACGAGGTCGGTCAGGTCCGCGTCGGGGGCCGCCTGCGCGGCCACCCCCCAGAGCATGACCATCCCGGCGGCAAAACTTCTCAGCATGAACGATCCTTCCCTTCCCTGATCGGGATCCGGCTCCCATGCGGAACCGGGGGCAGGATACGGGCCGGGCCGGGAACGGCAACCGGGACGCACGCGGTTGTGACGCCGCACCAGTCACGGCTGGGTGATCGGGCGAATGTCCGCCACCCCGGCAGGAAGGGGCGAGAGGCCGGGGTCGTGGATCAGTGGATCGACACGCCGGGCAGGGGCAGGCTGCCGCCGCCGCCCGTCTCGCCGTCATAGAACGGCGTCATCTGTGCCACGATCACCGCGTTCTCGGCGGCGGCGCGGTCCATCAGGGCGCGTTCCTCGTCGGGGATGTCGTGCCCTTCGGCCAGCCGTTCGGCCAGGGTGCCGTAGCCGGTGACATCCAGCGGCGCGAGGTCGGCCTGCTTCAGGATGGCGACGGTTTCGCGCACCGCCTCGGCCTCGTCCACGCCGGTGGCATAGCAGACCAGCGCCGCGCCGGTGGCGCCTTCGGGCAGGCCGTCGCCGCCCTTGCGACCGACTTCCACCAGCAGGGTGTAGACCTGCTGTTTCGCCTTGGGCTTGTCGGGCTTTGTCATCGTCGTCTCCGTTGCGCTGTCGCGCCTCCCCTACATGGCGTGGCGGCCAAGCAAAAGCCCCGGCGCAATACGCCGGGGCTGGTGCTGTTGCGAAAATGCGCAGCGTCGGGGTCAGGCGCGGCGAATGGCGCGGTAGCCCCCGATCAGGATGCAGGCGCCGATGACGCCGATGATCAGCTGACCGATCCAGCCGCCAAGAGTGCTG encodes the following:
- the rlmN gene encoding 23S rRNA (adenine(2503)-C(2))-methyltransferase RlmN, with protein sequence MDAPAAKTTATTDTPTARTNIQAPITQDVLTLPRKAEEGLPNLVGLTRDQLRDALIAAGTPEKQSKMRTNQVWQWIYHWGVREFDAMTNLSKDYRRLLAENFQIRLPEMVSRSVSADGTRKYLVRIAGGHEVEVVYIPEADRGTLCVSSQVGCTLTCSFCHTGTQKLVRNLTAGEIVGQIMLARDDLGEWPEPGAPRNETRLLSNIVLMGMGEPLYNFDNVRDAMKITMDGEGIALSRRRITLSTSGVVPEIARCAEEIGCMMAVSFHATTDEVRNKLVPINKRWNIETLLSALKDYPRLSNSERITFEYVMLKDVNDSDEDARRLVRLISGIPAKINLIPFNEWPGAPYERSDWSRIEAFADIVYKAGYASPIRTPRGEDIMAACGQLKSATERARKSRAQIAAETGTA
- a CDS encoding invasion associated locus B family protein gives rise to the protein MTSRFLGAVAALMLAAPMAVAQQFSDSQVGAKTDWSVFEESDPRECWAVSAPKETVNTKDGRVVSVRRSDILLMAFYRPGANVAGQVSFTGGYPFAPNSTVNLNVDGTEYELFTEGEWAWPASPSDDAKILASLKRGSSAILSAVSSRGTKTKDTFSLLGFTAAVEDAEKRCN
- a CDS encoding asparaginase; the protein is MGKAQLLVEVTRDNRVESRHMGHAVVVGRGGTVQRAWGDPAAVIYPRSSCKMVQALPLIESGAADAAGLEQRHLALACASHNGAAIHTDLVTEWLGGLDLGEDDLRCGPQEPADIPARDDLIRSGGTPCQIHNNCSGKHSGFLTLNRHMGAGPDYEKPDHPVQLAVREAFEDVTGEDSPGYGIDGCSAPNFATSLTGLGRAMAFFADAHNHTGVRAHAAARLVEAMHTHPDLVAGEGRACTTLMRAMNGVAIKTGAEAVFVGILPELGLGIALKIEDGGTRAAECAIAAILADLGVLDGNGTAARHYLDAPLLNRRGLDCGRVQAAPGFPG
- a CDS encoding M16 family metallopeptidase, whose protein sequence is MIRTVLTLLALPALVFLAALPARADVDIQEVTSPGGLTAWLVEDHSIPFTALRLHFAGGTSLDLPGKRGATYLMSGLLEEGTAGMDSRDFARAVDSLAASFDYSAHDDTLSVDARFLTENRAAAMDLLKGSIVAPSFPDDAVERVRQQVLSIIRGDQKDPGDIASETFDRLAFGDHPYGSSRKGTLDSVAALTRDDIVTAHRNAFVRDRVTIGAVGDITPEELGTLLDSLLGDLPEGGAPLPPRADLTLTPGVTVIPYDTPQSEAIWGHEGIDVTDPDFFAAYVLNTILGGGSFESRMMQEVREKRGLTYGVSTWLSDGDSAEMWKGMMASANSRMAEAIQVVRDEWARISAEGVTEEELANAKKYITGAYPLRFDGNERIASILVGMQEQGFPIDYADTRNDRVNAVTLEDVNRVAADRLRAEDLQFVVVGQPEGLETTVE
- a CDS encoding M16 family metallopeptidase, with protein sequence MLRSFAAGMVMLWGVAAQAAPDADLTDLVTDFTLDNGMQVVVVEDHRAPVVVHMVWYRAGAADEKPGVSGVAHFLEHLLFKGTDTLAPGELSATVAANGGTDNAFTGQDYTAYHQRIAADRLGLVMEMEADRMVNLRLGEEEIATEREVIIEERNQRVENSAGALFREQLTAAQYLNHPYGIPVIGWRHEMEDLGLEDALDYYQTYYAPNNAILVVAGDVTPEEVRALAQTHYAPIPANPDLPERTRPQEPPQTAARRLVNSDPRVADPYVTRTYLAPERDPGAQEQAAALVLLSALLGDGQTGYLTEQLVHERQVALHTSAWYQSTNLDDTTFGVFIVPAGDTTLQEAEDALDATLARFIEEGVKTEDLDRIKMQLRAEQIYARDDVAGLGRLYGSALSQGLTVQDVQDWPQILQDVTEDQIIAAARDVFQPQRSVTGWLTGEEAPQ